A single genomic interval of Colletotrichum lupini chromosome 11, complete sequence harbors:
- a CDS encoding barren protein — protein QLLRPLDEKGLVIEKTPELTELNIHNSWTAEIVGGE, from the coding sequence CAACTGCTGCGTCCCCTAGACGAGAAGGGTCTCGTCATCGAGAAGACGCCCGAGCTCACGGAGCTGAACATCCACAACAGTTGGACGGCCGAGATTGTTGGAGGGGAATAA